Proteins from one Cryptomeria japonica chromosome 4, Sugi_1.0, whole genome shotgun sequence genomic window:
- the LOC131875248 gene encoding uncharacterized protein LOC131875248 codes for MDQTGYVCKGMNRTFFEAAKSGNVRALNEISPPWSVANEVTPGGNTVLHIAAYHGSLPFVHKLLQLSNANLEDGMTFLKAKNMEGNTALHEAALGGSEQVVNTLLEFCPDLVNEINKASETALFKACEGVKISTFEGTLRWNSNLISVSAVLIATVAFAAAFTLPGGTGNQARGPPAPILININLFKLFVIFDTLAFCFSIASAILLNFAGFRSHVEDWIITQFSLEALYIAVLSLSITFGAAIHLVVASKCLWLAVSVWVMVCLLPICIRAMSLFGKAYLFIPRGHYVFILLEGFGLAYNMLFPLIWVVSVVFFYPIVRLSLSRVLKKLYGIKSLEEVRYNGVRSLAEAPRNNRQISSLELRFWRILFRYVISQNA; via the exons ATGGATCAAACTGGGTATGTCTGCAAAGGAATGAACAGAACGTTCTTTGAAGCAGCCAAATCAGGGAACGTAAGAGCGCTTAATGAGATTTCGCCGCCGTGGAGCGTTGCGAATGAGGTAACGCCAGGGGGAAACACGGTGCTACATATTGCCGCCTATCATGGCTCTCTCCCATTCGTTCACAAGTTGCTTCAACTTTCAAATGCCAATCTAGAGGATGGGATGACATTTTTAAAAGCTAAAAATATGGAAGGAAACACAGCGTTACACGAAGCAGCCTTAGGAGGAAGTGAGCAAGTCGTGAATACTTTACTTGAATTCTGCCCAGATTTGGTGAATGAGATCAACAAAGCAAGCGAAACAGCTCTCTTTAAAGCTTGTGAGGGAG taaaaatatcaacatTTGAAGGAACCCTGAGGTGGAACTCGAATCTCATATCTGTAAGTGCAGTCCTAATTGCAACGGTTGCTTTCGCAGCTGCTTTCACTCTACCGGGAGGTACAGGCAACCAAGCACGGGGCCCACCAGCGCCTATATTGATTAACATCAATCTCTTCAAGCTTTTTGTGATATTTGACACGCTGGCTTTCTGTTTTTCCATTGCTTCTGCTATCCTCCTTAATTTTGCTGGTTTTCGTAGCCATGTAGAAGATTGGATCATAACTCAGTTCAGTTTGGAAGCGTTATATATAGCAGTGTTATCATTATCAATAACATTTGGCGCAGCAATACATCTGGTTGTGGCATCAAAGTGTTTGTGGTTGGCTGTGTCTGTGTGGGTTATGGTGTGCCTTCTTCCAATATGCATAAGGGCAATGTCACTATTTGGAAAAGCATACTTGTTCATTCCACGAGGCCACTATGTATTTATCTTACTCGAAGGTTTCGGTCTTGCCTATAATATGTTATTTCCCCTTATTTGGGTAGTTTCGGTGGTATTCTTCTATCCTATTGTTCGCCTTTCATTGAGTCGGGTTCTGAAGAAGCTCTATGGGATCAAATCTTTGGAAGAAGTACGGTACAATGGAGTCAGATCTTTGGCAGAAGCTCCAAGGAATAATAGACAAATAAGCTCTTTGGAATTACGTTTTTGGCGTATACTCTTTAGATATGTAATAAGTCAAAATGCGTAG